A window of Companilactobacillus allii genomic DNA:
GGTTTATGAAAAAGAACAAGATAACTTTTTGTTTGATACTGGGAGTTTCGTTATTATCCAATTTGTTCCTGAACAATCTGTTAAACAACTTTTCACAGTTATTCAATCACTATCAAATGTACTCTGACACTGTACTGAGTTCTGGTGGTGGATCGTTAATGCTAGGGATTTTCTTATTGTTGATAGTTATTATAGCGATGTTCTTGACGGACATGTCTGATGACAAGGTCGGTGGATTTGTCACATTTATGACTATGATTGGGGCTGTTTTGTACATTGTTGGTTCCAAGTCACAATTGATAATTCGAATGGCAGATTACTTTGCGGTTTATTCAGTTGTGTTCATCCCGCAAGTTCTTGCTAGGTTATCTAGAAAATTTCATAGGAGATATCTGTATATGGTGCTGGTTGGATTGGTACTTGGGGTTGGTTTGGCGATATTTTACTATAAGTTGGGGAATAATCTGGGTGAGGTGATTCCTTATGGGGTTTTTGATTGAGGTTTTTTGGGTTTCGTCTGCACTTTTTTTCTCCCTCTGTTCCATCCCTTTGGGCTGAAACGCGATCCACAACACAATTTCTTCCGCTTAACGCTAAAAATGATCTTCACTTTGTGAAGGTCATTTTTTGTGTTAATGCTCGGAAATTTTCGTGTTGTGGATCGCTCTAATTTTCTGAAAATAGACGAATCGTAATTTCAACCCTCTTTGCTATACCGCTGTTCACTACATGAATTATCATGTGATGTGACCACAAGATATTGTGTGAAATATAGATTCTTTAGCATCGGGAGTGAGTTTTTGAAATCAGATGAAACGCCTAATATGACAAGCTTAATTGGAGTATTTGATGTTATTTATAGGCATATGAAATTGATCATAATTACTACTTTAATAGTATTGTTCGCCACTGGTTTCACTACGTTTTTTGTTATCAGTCCTAAGTATGAATCGACGACTGAACTGCTCGTTAACCGAAAATTGTCGACTGATTTACAATCGGCACAATTCCAACAGGTTCAAGCTGATGTACAGATGATAAGTACTTACAAGGACATTATTACTAGTCCGGCAGTCTTGAACACTGTTATGAAAAAGGTGCGTGATTATCCAGAAAGTCCAACTTCAAGTGAAAATTTGGCCAAGTCGATCAGTATCAGCAATCAACAAAATTCACAGGTTTTCTCAGTATCTGCCAAATCGGCTAATAAGAATACTGCGGCACTTATTGCTAACGAAACAGCGAGAGTCTTTAAGAGCAAGGTAGGCAAGATCATGAATATTGATAATGTATCGATCGTTTCGACTGCGACACCGAGCTCTAAACCTTATAGTCCTAAGAAAGTCTTGAGTTTACTAGCGGGATTAGTAGTTGGCTTGGTATTGGGTATTTCCTTAGCATTTATTCGAGAAGTCAGTGACAACACGGTTACTAACGAAGAATTCTTGAAGAATATGGGCTGGGTCAATCTGGGTCAAGTTTCAGAAATGGATAATAAAAAGAACAGTCATCAAAAGGAGTAGTTATGTGGAATAAAAAGAAAAAGTTAGATAATAATAGCCAAAAAAACGGCATTAACTTGATTACTTATTCTAGTCCACAAAGTCCTATTTCAGAGCAATTCAAAACGATTAGAACAAATATTCAATTCACTGCGGTCGATAAAAAGATAAAGTCTTTAGTTTTCACTTCGGCTGATCCATCAGAAGGTAAGTCAACTGTCAGCAATAACTTTGCGGTAAGTTGTGCCACTCAAAATACTAAGACAATCCTGATCGATGCGGATCTTCGTCGTCCAACAATCCATCGGACCTTTGGTTTGAGTAATCAAGTTGGATTGTCCAACTACTTATCTAGACATGCGGCCTTAGATGAAATCATTCAACCGTCAATAGTTGAGAACTTATCAATAATAACTAGTGGACCGATTCCACCTAACCCTTCTGAGTTACTGGGTGGTCAAAGAATCAAGGAATTGTTAAAAGAATTGGATGAAAGGTTCGATCTAGTGATATTAGATTCACCACCAGTCAACACTGTCACCGACACGCAAGTATTGGCGAGTGTGGTTGATGGGGTAGTGATGGTAGTGCCACAAGGAATCGCTACCAAGAATGGTGTGATTCATGCCAAAGAATCCCTTGAACTAGTACATGCACATGTTTGTGGAGCGATTATGAATCGAGTAACTAGATCTAAGTCTGGTTATTATGGCACCGAATATTACGGGATATACAAATAGAGGTATCGATCTTTGAATTAATGGGAAATTCAAAGAGGTCCTTTGTATGGAGTATTGGAAACACTCAATTGATGCACTGCATCAGCAGCATCGATATTTTTACAGATTTACTAAGCGGATTTTTGACTTGGTCGCAAGCATTTGTGGCTTGATTATTCTGTCACCGGTGTTCTTGGTGATAGCGATATTGATAAAGTTCGACGATCCACATGGTCCGATATTTTATGAACAGACCAGGGTCGGTAAGTTTCAAAGGTCATTTGAAATGTTCAAGTTCAGATCAATGAGAGTTAATGCTGATAAGCAACTGGGGAAAATTGCTGACAAGAATGAAGTTTCTGGACCAATGTTCAAAATGAAGCATGATCCACGTGTCACAAGAATCGGTCATTTTATCAGAAGATACAGTCTAGATGAATTGCCACAGTTGTTAAATGTGGTGCTCGGTGAGATGAGTCTAGTTGGTCCACGTCCGCCACTTCCAAGTGAGGTGGAGCATTATGATGCCTTTTCTATGCAGCGACTAGATGTCTTGCCCGGTTGTACAGGACTTTGGCAGATAGGTGGTCGTAGTAATGTCAGTTTTGACGACATGGTCAAGTTGGATCTGGAGTATATCAATCGCTGCAGTTTTTCATTTGACTTATATATATTAATAAAAACATTTGTTTTATTTTTCAAGCCCAACGGAGCTTATTAGCGAGGTGATGTTATGGAAGTATTAGAGATTTGTGAAGCATACGGTGGTGGCGTTAAGCGTCAGATCGACTATCTTAATAGATTCGCTGATGACAAGAATATCTCCATGACCACCTTGGTCAGTTCCAAGCGTGGTAGTGAGATTCCAAGAAGTTATCTAGTCGATGACGACCTTTCAGAATATAAGCACATCTTCAGTTACTTATCAGTATTGCGACGTCTGCATAGATTGATAACTAACAAAAAGATCCAGTTAGTTCATGCCCACAGTACGATTGCTGGTTTAACGATGGTCATATACAAGCTGCGTTATCACAACTGTCCGCCGATAGTATTCACACCACATGCATATTTCTCGGAAGTGGATCGTGGCAAGTTCAAGAATATATGTATCAAGTGGGTCGAGAAGTTCATGAGTAAGCATTTTGCCAAGATCATCCATGTTTCAAAAGATGAGCAGGATTATGCAATTGCTAACAAACTAGTTAACAAAGCTCAATCAGTAGTCATCAACAACGGCGTTCCGTGTCATGAGTATGAAAGGCTTCAACATCCCACTTTAAACTTCATCAACGTAGCACGTTGTGACTTCCAAAAGGACCCACAGTTATTCATCAAAGTTGCGGAGAAAATAACCCAAGCTATCCCCAATACTAGTTTTACGTGGGTCGGGGATGGGCCACTTCTCAATGAATGTCGTGCTGAGGTTATCAGACAGAATTTAGGCGACAGGATCAAGTTTATCGGGTATCGCAACAATCCGTATAAGTACTTGGAGTCTGCCGATATATTCTGCTCAACGTCACGCTATGAGGGGCAACCTTTCTCAGTTCTAGAAGCAATCTCAGAAAAGTTACCACTCTTGATCACTGACGTTATCGGCCACAGAGAACTGGTCGATCACAATGGCATCTTGTTAACGAAGAAAATACTGAATGACGACAGGAAATTGACTGATTCATTTTCAAAGGTGATCAAGGATAAGGACAAACTCTCTCAAGCTAGCTACCGGTTGTATAAGAGTAAGTACGATGTGTCAGATATGGTTGATAAGATCGAAGCTATCTATTTAGGCGATGCAACAGTATGAGAGTGGACGTGGTAATACCTTACTTTCATCCACCTTATATCGGTGGGACCGAGACTGTGTTACGCAAATGGGATGAATACTTCGCAACTCAGCATATTAAAAATCTAGAAGTGAGATTTGTCATTCCCTTTGCATATCGTAGCAACAACGTGTTCAACCACTCGGGTAATTATATTTTCGGTTGGCGAATCTTTAACAATGAGCTAGCAAAGTTCATTGGCATATTGAACTTGGCGGTCTATCTAATGTTCACTAAGGCTGACAAAGTCATTGTTCTCTCACCCAAATACATCGCGCTCAGTCATAGATTCAAAAGAATATTTCATAAGCATTATCAAATTATCAACTGGGTCCATTTCTCATTGAATCAAGTCTTCTCCACAGACAATAAACAGTTCAAATCAGCTGATTATCACTTGGCTATTTCGACTGGTATCAAGCAACAGTTGCTGGATATGGGCATCGATAGGAAACGTATCTTTGTAGTTTTCAATCCTATCGAGAAAGCCAAATACCAGATACCAGCCAGTCAAGATCCTAGATATGTTTATGTTGGTAGGTTGGAATATCGGCACCAAAAGAATCTCCAAGAACTACTACATGGATTCGCCATGCTAAAAAAACAATTGCCAAATGCAAGCTTGGACTTGTGGGGAAGTGGTCAAGATATGAGCAAGTTACGTGAATTAGTCACCAAACTAGATGTTTCCCAAGTGAATTTTAAAGGTTGGAACAAGAATCCTTGGTCGCAAATAAAAAGCGTTACGGCGTTTGTCCTGACTTCAACTTATGAAGGCCTACCGATGTCGATTTTGGAAGCAATATCACACGGGGTACCAGTTATTTCCGCAGATATTTTGACTGGGCCAAGTGATGAGATCACTGGTGAGAATGGGTTGTTATACAAAACTGGTGATGTGGCTGAATTAAGGGATGAAATGATCGAGGTATTCGAGAATCGGCAGAATTATCGTAGTAAGGCTATGAAGGCGTCAATCAGTAAGTATTATAGTAAGAATTATTTTGCAAATTTAATTAAGATATTACAGGAAATGGGGTAATCCCATGGATAAATTATTATCGATTGTTATCCCTAGTTATAACGTAGGCAACACTTTGAGCAATATATTGGATAATCTAGTCAATTGTCACACTTTGGATCGATTGGATATTTTGGTGGTCAACGATGGTTCAACTGATCAAACGGCCAAAATCGCTGACAAATATGTGGCTGAATATCCAGAATCTATCCAGTTGATAACTCAGGTCAACGGTGGTCACGGATCGACCATCAACACTGGTATAAAGTATGCGACTGGTAGATTCTTCAAGGTGGTCGACGGTGATGACTGGTTGGATAGCGCTAATCTCGACAGGTTTGTCAATTTATTGAAGCTAGAAGACGTTGACCTTGTTTTGACACCTTTTTGGGTCTTCAATGATAAGACTAAGCGTAAGTATGTCAAAGAGATCAAGTCAGAAGATATTAGATGGAATCAAAAGTATTATTTGAAAGATCGAAAAATAGCCCCGGTCCCATCGATGCACACGTACACTTTGAGGACAAAGCTATTAAAAGAAAATGGTATAAAAATCGATGAACATGCGTATTACGTGGATATTGAATATATCCTCTACCCGATTCCATATGTCAAAACGTATAAGTTCGTTAATTTGCCACTCTACAACTATCGGGTCAATCAAGCCGATCAGTCGATCACTCTAGGCAATATGGTCAAGAATTCCAAGCAACACGAAATGGTCATTGAGCATGTGAATGAATATATTGTTGAACATATTAATGGTATCAATGAGAATCAGCGTGAGTTGATGGTCAATCGTCTCAGCAGAATGATTGCTACACAAATGAAGATCATTTCAGTTGAACCGATCAAGTCAGTGACTAAAGCTAAACTCGTTAAGTTCTATCAACATGCGAAGGATAATTACTACTTTGAGATACAAGATATCAATTTACCGATGAAGATGTTGGTAAAATCACACTTTCTACTGTTCCCACTCATTCATTATTTGGCAATTTGGAAGATGAATCTATTCCATTACTAGGAGGTGAAGTCATGTCTGTTGTAGCACTAGTAGTCACGTATAATCGACTGAATCTATTAAAGGAGTGTCTGGATGGTATTGGTTCACAAGTTGTAGACACGATCGTAGTTGATAATGCCAGTACTGATGGTACTAAAGAATATCTAGACTCACTGGATAAAACTTGTTTCAAGGTGATTCATTTGGCTAAGAATACTGGTGGATCTGGTGGATTCTTTACAGGGATCAAATTCTTTATGGAGAATTATAAGTCAGATTATTTGTGGTTGATGGACGACGACACTATCCCCAAGAAAGACACTTTGGCCAAGTTACTTGAAGTAATCCCAAGTATTGATGAGTTTGGATTCTTAGCCAGCAATGTTCGTTTTACTGATGGCACTCCAGCATTGATGAATATTCCAGTTGTCGATCCACTGGATTGGAATGAATTTGGTTATAAGGGTGAGTTTTTACCGGTGATCAAGTCGGCATCATTTGTGTCGTTATTACTACCGCGTACGATAATTCAACGAGTTGGACTACCGTATAAGGAATTCTTTATTTGGGGTGATGATTCCGAGTATACCTCAAGGATAAGTGCAACGACTACTTCGTACTTTGTTCCAGAAAGCCTAGTTATCCACAAAATGTCACAAAATATCGGAGTAGATATTGTTAATGATGACACTGACCGGATAAGTCGTTACTACTATTTATTTAGAAACAAAGTATTCTTGGCCAGAAAGAAACACGGTAGATCAAAAGTAAAAACATTTGCTGGGATGGGTCTAGAAGTGCTTCAAGTAGGACTTGGTCACAAGGTCACTCACCGGATGAGCAAGTTATTAGTTATGACACGAGGAATTATTTCGGGATGTTTCTTTAATCCGAAGATTTCATATGTACACAAGAATTAAGTGAGGTTATGTCGATGTCGCAGAGCATTTTGAATGCATATTTGAAATATATTTATAAATCAGAGTCACTTTTGAAGTTAATGACACACAATAAGAAGTCGATCCTACCGGGATTCATCTATGATCCATATCACAGAATGGTGGAACGAGAAATTCAACATACAATTATGGATATGCCGACGACGGTTTGGTGTGATGAATTGACTAAAAATGATCCGTTTTTAACTGACAAGGTGATTTGGGTGATGTGGTGGCAAGTTAGCGATATGCCGATATTGATCAAGAAGAATATTGACTTTATGCGCTCCCGTTTGAACAAGCGAGTGATCTTGTTGACCCAGGAGAATATTTCAGATTTTATCGACATACCAAAAAAAATCACGAATAGATTAAATGCTGGCAAAATTTCTACGGCAGCTTTTTCAGACTATATCAGAACAAGAATCATCTTTGAGTATGGTGGCGTCTGGTTGGATAGCTCAATCTATGTTGGTGTTGACGAGGAGTTCTTGAACAACTTGAATTTCTTTGATCATGATCTGATCACGATCAAAGGGATACCAAACTTTGGAAGTAAGTTTATCCCCAAGGGTAGATGGGCGATTTATTGTTTGGGTGGTAGGTCTGGTCAGATGTTATTCAAGTTTGTCAGTGACTGTCTTGGCTTTTATCTGGAAGGTGGTCGACAGATACCGGATTACTTCTTGACTGATTATATTTTTGATATTGCTTACAAGAACAATATTGATGGTTTCAAAGAGAAGTTGAATCGGGTCCCACAAAATAACGTCAATTGTGAATGCCTGTCGCCGATTATGAACGACAAGTTTGACTCGGAGATCATGAGCAAGATGACTGAGAACACTAAGCTTTTTAAATTATCTAATAAGGTTACTTATTATGGTCGAACAAATGATCAAGATAAGACTTTTTATAGTTACTTGTATGAATGAAGGTGATGTTGGTGAAGTATTTAGTAGTAGGTTCAGGATTATTTGGCTCTGTATTCGCATATGAAGCGGCTAAGCGAGGTAAACAGGTTACAGTGATTGAAAAACGTGACCACGTTGGTGGCAATATTTATACCAAAGAAATCGAAGGTATCCAGGTTCATATGTACGGTGCGCACATATTCCACACTCAGTCAGAGGAAATCTGGGACTATATCAATCAGTTCGCCACGTTCAATAATTACATCAACTCACCGATCGCTAACTTCAATGGTGAGATATATAATTTGCCGTTCAATATGAATACATTCAATAAAATGTGGGGTGTGATCACTCCACAAGAAGCCAAAGAAAAAATTGCACAACAAAAACTAGCGTTAAACTTGCCCACGGTGCCCAAGAACTTGGAGCAACAGGCTGAGTCTTTGGTAGGTAAAGATGTGTACCAAAAGTTAATCAAAGGTTATACACAAAAGCAGTGGGGACAAGCTGCGACTGACTTGCCGGCCTTTATAATCCGCCGTCTGCCAGTTAGATTCACTTATGACAATAATTACTTTAATGATCGTTTTCAGGGTATACCAATGGGTGGTTATACTCAGATTATCAATCAATTACTGAATAGTGACTTGATAGATGTGAAAACGGGCGTCGACTTCTTCAATGATAGGGATAGTTACCAAAATGACCCGCAGACCAAGATTGTTTACACCGGTATGATCGATAGATTCTTTGATTATAAGTTCGGAGATCTAAAGTATCGTAGTCTTAACTTTGAGACTGAGGTTAAAGATGTCGATAACTATCAAGGTGTTGCGGTCGTTAACTATACAGATGAACAAACTCCTTATACGAGAATTATTGAACATAAGCATTTTGAATTCGGTAAGGGCAATAAGGGTAAAACCGTTATCACAAAAGAGTTCCCGCAGGCATTCCATCGTGGTGATGAGCCATATTATCCAATCAATAATCACCGAAACAAACAAATCTATGACCAATATGTGAAGCTGGCTAGAGAACAATGTCCCAATGTATTGTTTGGTGGTCGATTGGGTCTGTATCGTTATTACAATATGGATCAGACTATCATGGCTGCACTTCAACTGGTCAAACGAGAGTTTGGATAGATGAGAGTTGTTAAGAATTACCTTTACAATGCGCTTTATCAGATCTTCATTTTACTGATTCCCTTGGTGACAACACCTTATTTGGCAAGAGTTCTGGGGCCAAGTGGAGTGGGTATCAATTCATATACCAACTCGATCATTCAGTACTTCATAGTTCTTGGTAGTATTGGTGTGGATCTTTATGGTAACCGACAAGTCGCCTTTGTTCGCAATGATAAAAAGAAATTGACACAGACTTTTTATGAAATATTCTTTATGCGAATAATCACGGTTATTTTGGCATATTTAGTTTTTTTGATTTTCCTAGAATTTTCTGGTCAGTATAGGATATATTATTTAGCCCAGTCTATATCGTTGATAGCTGCGGCTTTTGATGTTTCTTGGTTCTTTATGGGAGTTGAAAATTTTCATGTGACCGTGATAAGGAACATTGTGATCAAGATCGTAGCTTTGATCAGTATTTTTACTTTCGTCAAGTCATATAGTGACCTGGGAATCTATATTTTAATTTTGTCGCTGTCTTTGTTACTGGGGAACTTAACTTTATTCCCAAGTTTGAAGAGATACTTGTCTAAAGTAGATTGGCATCATTTGAAAATATGGAGACACATGTTACCTTCACTAGTATTGTTCATACCACAAGTTGCCATGCAGATTTATGGTGTATTGAATAAGACAATGTTGGGGGTAATGGTCTCAGTACAGGCGAGTGGTTATTTTGATCAATCAGATAAGATGGTCAAAATGGCACTGGCCATCGTGACGGCGACTGGTACGGTGATGCTTCCACATGTTGCTAGTGCTTTTGCGAAAGGAAGAATTGAGAAGACTAAGGATTATTTGTATCAAAGTTTCCAATTCGTGAGTGCCATCGCTATTCCGATCATGTTTGGTCTGATAGCTGTCACAGCAAAGTTTGTGACGTTATTTTTTACTAAGAGATTCTTGGCGGTCATTCCTATCATGATCATAGAATCTGTCGTTATTTTATTGATAGCTTGGAGTAATGTCTTGGGAATCCAATATTTGATTCCCACCAAGCAAATGAAGAAGTATACTATTTCGGTAATTATTGGTGCTGTTATCAACATCCTATTTAATATTCCATTGATCATGAAATGGGGTGCTATTGGGGCAACTATTGCGACTGTGTTGTCGGAACTTTCAATCACTATTTATCAGCTGATTGCACTTAGAGGACAGATTCAATATCACAGATTATTCTTGGATTGGTACAAGTATTTGTTCTCAGGGTTGTTTATGTTTGAAGTCGTCTTTGAACTTGATAAGATCTTGCCAGTAACTTGGAAGGCGTTGATAATAGAGGTCGTTGTTGGGATGGTCGTCTATGTATTGTTGTTGATTTTATTTAGAGCTCGTATTATTGAGGATGCTAAGAAGTTGATTGGCAATATGTTAAAGTCTTGAAAATATGATGGATAAATATGTTAATCTAATCGATTTCCATGTAGAATTAAAAAGGTGGTGTTTACCAATTAGGGAGATATTATGGATAAAAAGGAATCTTTGTCCCAACACTTGATTGATACGTTGACGTATCAAATTCTAAATGAACTGCGACCTAATGATCGTCTGCCTTCAGAGCGTGAATTAATGGCACAATTTCAAGTAAGTCGGACAACTGTAAGGAATGCTTTGGACAAATTGGAATTGTCTAATTTAATAACTAGACAACATGGTAAGGGAACTTTTGTTACAGCTAGATCAGAGGTTCTGACTAATCTAGCGGACTTGTTTAGTTTTTCAAAGACTATGAAGACTCTGGGACGTGAGCCAAGTGACAAGATCATCAAGTTCAAGGAAATATCAGCTGATGATGAATTGATAGAACGTTTAAGATTAAAGGATAATCTGAATGTCTATGAGGTCGATCGTATTCGGCTGGCTGATAGTAAACCAATGATGTTTGGCAAGAGCTTTTTGCCAGCTGGTATCTTCAGTGATCTTGATAAGAAGACTCTGGAACAAAATTCCATGTATCAGACTTTTGAGGCTGATTACGATGTTCATATCAAAGAGGCCGACGAGTCATGTCGGGCGTCTATTTTGAATGAGAAAATTGCGAATCTATTATTAGAGAAGACAGGAGCACCGTGTTTGCGATTAGAGCGGACCACTTTTGACAAGTTAGATAGAGCGGTTGAATATACGATCAGTTGGGCACGTGCTGATGAGTTCAATTATCGTGTGAAACATTTATATAGGTAGTCAGATAATAATGAAATATATTTGATAATATGCAAAGTGGTATCTTTTGATGAAAAAGTACCACTTTTTTTTTGAGCTTAGAATTCGTTGATATCACTAGGAAACGGCGACAAACCGGCAAATAAATGGTATACTCCACTCGTTGTAAAGATAGGTGCAACCGTATACAATGGGCTTGTGGTTGATACCAGAAAGGGACCGAGTAATATGAAAATCACTCTTCAAGAACAACTAATAAACTTATTAACTAACTATATTCAATCTATGCCGGCCAATGCAAAATTACCGTCTGAGCGAAAGCTTTCAGATAAGTATGAATTATCAAGGACGACAGTACGTTCAGCACTTAATGAACTTGAGGTAACTGGTTTAATTAGGCGAGTTCATGGTAAAGGTACTTTCGTAAATCGTGTTGACTTAAATAGTGACTTGAATAGTAGCTATAGCTTTAATAAGCAGATGATGTCCATCGGCAAGAAACCACAGACGAAAATTCTTAGTTTTGACAGAAAGGAGGCCAATTCATATTTCGCACGCAAACTGGATGTTGAAGTCGGTGACCAAGTAATCAAGATCAAACGATTACGCTTGGCTGATGATGTACCAGTTATGTTAGAACGAACCTATCTGCCAGCCAATCACTTCAATCTGATGACTGAAGATCTGCTGGAGGATAGATCACTATATGATGTCTTTGATAAAGAGTTTAACGAGCCGGTATATTATGCCGATGAGTACTTTTTGGCAGGGATCATCAGTAAACGAGATAGTGAATATCTCGACCTTGCGGAAGGAACACCTTGTTTGAACTTGAAACG
This region includes:
- a CDS encoding GntR family transcriptional regulator, which gives rise to MDKKESLSQHLIDTLTYQILNELRPNDRLPSERELMAQFQVSRTTVRNALDKLELSNLITRQHGKGTFVTARSEVLTNLADLFSFSKTMKTLGREPSDKIIKFKEISADDELIERLRLKDNLNVYEVDRIRLADSKPMMFGKSFLPAGIFSDLDKKTLEQNSMYQTFEADYDVHIKEADESCRASILNEKIANLLLEKTGAPCLRLERTTFDKLDRAVEYTISWARADEFNYRVKHLYR
- a CDS encoding GntR family transcriptional regulator, with the translated sequence MKITLQEQLINLLTNYIQSMPANAKLPSERKLSDKYELSRTTVRSALNELEVTGLIRRVHGKGTFVNRVDLNSDLNSSYSFNKQMMSIGKKPQTKILSFDRKEANSYFARKLDVEVGDQVIKIKRLRLADDVPVMLERTYLPANHFNLMTEDLLEDRSLYDVFDKEFNEPVYYADEYFLAGIISKRDSEYLDLAEGTPCLNLKRSTYNSHNQVIEFTLSVARSDQFAYHIRHDISNKS